One genomic segment of Desulfocapsa sulfexigens DSM 10523 includes these proteins:
- a CDS encoding glucose-1-phosphate adenylyltransferase family protein — protein MPKSTTLAMILAGSRVDNLNVLTYYRPKSAVPFGGFARVIDFALSNLLHSGIEQVAILSQYRSYSLINHIGTGAAWDMIGRNRGVSILPPFKDNSDNKCHADWYRGSADAVYKNLDFVQYHDPEQILILSGDHIYKMDYQDMIAYHHKKDADLTIAFVQVDKSKAHRFGIAAIDSNEDGETGGRLLNYWEKPESPEADWASLTVLVFKPEVLYRALQENQESSSFEFGRDIIPQLMAQGRKVYGYKYTGYWGYTGTTEEYWQASMDLLGENPPIDMEAWGLRTNMEHRGIRDAQPALIRDGAIVHNSLVYNGCIVEGTVKNSILFPGVHVEKGAVVEDSVLFFNNHIGADCKLSRVIMDVNSVIGQGVRIGPEATSKAKVVTLIGWNNHIPDNMCIGEGAKIYPNISSEQWSKVKCVEAEEVLR, from the coding sequence ATGCCGAAGTCCACTACACTCGCAATGATTCTTGCTGGCAGTCGTGTTGACAATCTCAATGTTTTGACATATTACCGTCCTAAATCAGCGGTTCCGTTTGGCGGGTTTGCAAGAGTTATTGATTTCGCTTTAAGCAACCTCCTCCACTCCGGTATTGAACAGGTTGCAATTCTCTCCCAGTATCGAAGTTACTCCCTTATCAATCATATTGGTACGGGCGCGGCCTGGGATATGATTGGCCGCAATCGTGGTGTTTCTATTCTTCCTCCTTTTAAAGATAATAGTGACAACAAGTGTCATGCGGACTGGTATCGGGGATCAGCCGATGCAGTGTACAAGAATCTTGATTTTGTCCAATATCACGACCCTGAACAGATCCTGATCCTTTCTGGAGATCATATCTATAAGATGGATTATCAGGATATGATTGCCTATCATCATAAAAAAGATGCTGATTTGACCATTGCCTTTGTCCAGGTCGATAAGTCCAAGGCTCATCGTTTCGGCATCGCCGCCATAGATTCAAACGAGGATGGAGAGACAGGTGGACGGCTCCTTAATTACTGGGAGAAACCTGAATCTCCTGAGGCAGACTGGGCATCCCTTACTGTTTTGGTTTTTAAGCCGGAGGTGTTGTACAGGGCTTTACAGGAAAATCAGGAATCCAGTTCGTTTGAATTTGGCAGGGATATTATTCCCCAGCTCATGGCACAGGGACGGAAGGTTTACGGCTACAAATATACTGGATATTGGGGATATACCGGGACAACTGAGGAGTATTGGCAGGCAAGTATGGATCTTCTTGGGGAGAATCCACCCATAGATATGGAGGCCTGGGGACTGCGTACTAATATGGAACATCGCGGAATCAGGGATGCCCAGCCAGCATTAATCCGTGACGGGGCAATAGTTCATAACAGTCTTGTCTACAATGGCTGCATTGTTGAGGGCACCGTAAAAAATTCAATTCTTTTTCCGGGAGTCCATGTTGAAAAGGGGGCTGTTGTAGAAGATTCTGTCCTGTTTTTTAATAATCATATCGGAGCTGACTGTAAGCTGAGTAGAGTTATCATGGATGTGAACTCTGTTATAGGTCAGGGAGTCCGCATTGGTCCAGAGGCCACGAGTAAGGCGAAGGTGGTGACACTTATCGGCTGGAATAATCATATACCCGATAATATGTGCATTGGTGAAGGCGCGAAGATCTATCCCAATATCAGTTCGGAGCAATGGTCGAAAGTAAAATGTGTTGAAGCCGAAGAGGTGCTGAGATGA
- a CDS encoding glucose-1-phosphate adenylyltransferase family protein, whose translation MSVKQEALVLLLAGGVGSRLNILVQSRAKPAVPFAGHYRIIDFSLSNVMTSGLTKIGVLTQYKPLSLMRHLGMGEAWDFTGRSRGLKILPPHTGFKDSDWYKGTADAVRQNIDFLEKNPADEVLLLSGDHIYNMDFHAMIEYHRFKKADVTIGMMVVPMSEIYQFGAGVTDDNNRIIDWEEKPEHPKTNLASMGIYVFDYKYLLDSLYRDKAEVDFGMHILPRAIDNDNVFAYPFYGYWRDVGTIQSYWEANMDVIMRDSAISPAAWGVRTNIEADGRPADRPPARFSNSAKVSCSMISAGCVIRGTVINSVLAPGVVVEEGAVVRDSILFADCTVGKKSTVDLTICDKRVKISGDTIVGSGMNHDFPNIKQPKHLYTGITLVGKEASIPSGITIGRNCIVNSKTEESAFSTGKIADGETV comes from the coding sequence ATGAGCGTAAAACAAGAGGCTCTGGTACTTCTCCTTGCCGGTGGGGTTGGCAGCAGACTGAATATCCTGGTGCAGAGTCGGGCAAAACCGGCTGTTCCTTTTGCCGGGCATTACCGGATAATTGATTTCAGTCTCAGTAATGTAATGACCTCCGGTCTTACTAAAATCGGAGTGCTGACCCAGTATAAACCCCTGTCTCTTATGCGGCATCTGGGCATGGGGGAAGCTTGGGACTTTACTGGACGAAGCAGAGGCTTGAAGATATTGCCTCCACACACCGGATTTAAGGACTCAGACTGGTATAAAGGCACCGCCGACGCTGTCCGGCAGAATATAGACTTTCTTGAGAAGAATCCGGCCGATGAGGTATTGCTTCTTTCGGGAGATCACATCTATAATATGGATTTTCATGCCATGATTGAATACCATCGCTTCAAGAAAGCTGATGTGACGATTGGGATGATGGTCGTACCCATGAGCGAGATTTACCAGTTTGGTGCAGGGGTGACTGATGATAATAATCGGATTATTGACTGGGAAGAAAAGCCCGAGCATCCCAAGACTAATCTTGCCTCCATGGGAATTTATGTCTTTGATTATAAATACCTTCTTGACTCCCTGTACCGGGATAAGGCGGAAGTCGATTTTGGTATGCACATTTTGCCACGGGCCATTGATAATGACAATGTCTTTGCCTATCCTTTCTACGGCTACTGGAGGGATGTGGGAACGATCCAGTCCTATTGGGAGGCCAATATGGATGTGATCATGCGTGACAGTGCGATTTCTCCCGCAGCATGGGGGGTACGAACCAATATCGAAGCTGATGGCCGTCCCGCAGATCGGCCACCGGCCCGTTTCTCCAATAGTGCCAAGGTGAGCTGTTCTATGATCTCTGCAGGGTGTGTCATTCGGGGTACTGTAATAAATTCGGTTCTGGCACCGGGGGTAGTGGTGGAGGAAGGTGCGGTTGTCCGGGATTCTATTCTTTTTGCTGATTGCACTGTTGGGAAAAAAAGTACCGTCGATTTAACAATCTGCGATAAGCGAGTGAAAATTTCAGGCGATACCATCGTCGGTTCAGGGATGAATCACGATTTTCCAAATATCAAGCAGCCCAAACACCTGTATACAGGGATCACTCTGGTTGGGAAGGAGGCGAGTATTCCTTCAGGTATAACCATTGGTCGTAACTGTATTGTCAACTCGAAAACAGAAGAATCCGCTTTTTCCACCGGGAAAATTGCCGATGGCGAAACAGTGTGA
- a CDS encoding DHH family phosphoesterase, whose amino-acid sequence MAAINERNWWLVYRKECEERSAAVLYMAKKINKSCNQSVWKSARDRLNGFWAVFDKEDDVLVCINADPDALASALAIKRILRYRVKSVVIAHPNEIHRLNNVSMVERLKIPLERLGNIKIQDYTKKVLVDSQPGHLPVFEKIEFDAIIDHHPVVGEYASSFVDIRPQYGACSTMLIEYLRAGSMKPSVSLATALFYAIKVDTQDFSQQSVLADGISFRYLFNIANRNLVKKFELADMRRSELKYFNVALSNLIYTKGRFYTHLGKVRSPDILVNIANFLNHVDKIDWVLVSGIYGEKLVVIFRCDGYRKSAGKLAERIFSEVGSAGGHKEAARAEVPLKNLSLGEKEFSTQTLKRLATRHMI is encoded by the coding sequence GTGGCTGCAATTAATGAAAGGAACTGGTGGCTCGTTTATCGCAAAGAGTGTGAGGAGCGATCTGCTGCAGTGCTTTACATGGCAAAAAAAATAAATAAAAGTTGCAACCAGAGTGTATGGAAGAGTGCCCGGGATCGTCTCAACGGGTTTTGGGCTGTTTTTGACAAGGAGGACGATGTCCTTGTCTGTATAAATGCTGATCCGGATGCCCTGGCCAGTGCTCTTGCCATCAAAAGGATTCTCCGTTATCGGGTGAAATCCGTTGTTATTGCCCACCCTAATGAGATTCACCGTCTGAATAATGTCTCCATGGTGGAGCGTCTTAAAATTCCTCTGGAACGCCTCGGAAATATAAAAATCCAGGATTATACAAAAAAGGTTCTGGTTGATTCTCAACCGGGTCATCTACCCGTTTTTGAAAAGATCGAATTCGATGCCATTATCGATCACCACCCCGTCGTGGGAGAGTATGCCTCCTCATTTGTGGATATACGCCCCCAATATGGTGCCTGTTCCACAATGTTGATAGAATATTTACGTGCAGGCAGTATGAAGCCGTCGGTTTCACTCGCCACTGCTCTATTCTATGCAATCAAGGTGGATACCCAGGATTTTTCTCAGCAGTCAGTATTGGCTGACGGGATTTCTTTTCGCTATCTTTTTAACATTGCCAATCGTAATCTGGTAAAGAAGTTTGAGTTGGCTGATATGCGCCGCTCCGAACTGAAGTATTTTAATGTCGCACTCAGCAATCTTATTTATACAAAGGGACGATTTTATACTCATTTAGGGAAGGTGAGAAGTCCTGATATCCTTGTGAATATTGCGAATTTTCTCAATCATGTGGATAAGATCGACTGGGTGCTTGTTTCGGGGATCTATGGGGAGAAACTGGTTGTCATTTTCCGTTGTGATGGGTATCGGAAGAGTGCTGGAAAACTGGCGGAACGTATTTTTTCTGAAGTCGGATCAGCCGGTGGCCATAAGGAGGCTGCACGAGCCGAAGTTCCCCTGAAGAATCTCTCACTTGGCGAAAAAGAATTTTCCACCCAGACATTGAAACGTTTGGCGACGAGACATATGATATAA